One Panicum virgatum strain AP13 chromosome 9K, P.virgatum_v5, whole genome shotgun sequence genomic region harbors:
- the LOC120647643 gene encoding probable helicase CHR10 isoform X4 — protein MALPGSSAATASASTSSSMGLGKTLQAISLLSHLKIQRVAPGPFLVLCPLSVTDGWLAEFSKFCPSLRLLHYVGNKVHRRDLRRTLYDHVHKASTSSHSSELSFDVLLTTYDIALMDQNFLSQIPWHYAIIDEAQRLKNPSSVLYNVLEQRFIMPRRLLLTGTPIQNNLSELWALMHFCLPSIFGKLDEFLSTFKEAGDSLTGAEANKANRQFEIIKHILKAFMLRRTKALLIESGVLALPPLTELTVMVPLTQLQKKLYMSVLRKELQTLLSFTGGSSRHQSLQNIVIQLRKACSHPYLFSGIEPEPFVEGEHLVQASGKLIVLDLILKKLHELGHRVLLFAQMTQTLDILQDFLEMRNYTYERLDGSVRAEERFAAIRNFSSQSTKGLMRDDNQIGAFVFMISTRAGGVGLNLIGADTVIFYEQDWNPQADKQALQRAHRIGQLNHVLSINLVSQRTIEEVIMRRAERKLKLSHDIIGEDHRTDVKGGVLGNEASDMRSIIFGLHLFDPADTTTETINEGTTSDTINVEKLAKLKTMSEKVVMMRSHEPSEKDERAFEINPNFADGNGTVIRRASDSISVDPGLNEAAYLSWVNKFKEASRSIEDATSELGRQRAAPKEKFLKRVVNKKKVEEKRFAKWETLGYKTLAVKEPDITACQNISDSGCVQLVYGDCTNPSKLCPAKPAIIFSCIDNSGTWGHGGMFDALTSLSTCIPDAYHRASEFDDLHMGDLHLIQLDEVNCTRSLDAPLWVALAIVQSYSRRRKVPRSEISIPDLELCLSKAAFSAAQHSAIIRMPRIGYQSGSQRSEWYTIERLLRKYSSLHGIDIFVYYFQRSSRQQTGSI, from the exons ATGGCGTTGCCTGGCTCATCCGCCGCTACCGCCTCGGCGTCAACGTCGTCCTCG ATGGGGCTTGGCAAGACCCTACAAGCAATTTCTCTACTGAGCCACCTCAAAATCCAGCGTGTTGCACCCGGACCATTCC TTGTGCTATGTCCTCTAAGTGTAACAGATGGCTGGCTCGCAGAGTTCAGTAAATTCTGTCCTTCCTTGAGGCTCCTGCACTATGTTGGCAATAAGGTGCACCGTCGTGATCTTCGGAGAACCTTGTACGATCATGTGCACAAGGCTTCCACATCATCTCATTCTAGC GAATTATCATTTGATGTGCTCTTGACAACATATGACATAGCCTTGATGGATCAAAACTTTCTTTCACAAATTCCCTGGCACTACGCAATTATTGATGAGGCTCAACGTCTTAAAAATCCATCCAGT GTACTGTATAATGTCCTTGAGCAACGTTTCATCATGCCAAGGCGTCTACTACTAACAGGCACTCCTATCCAGAACAACCTTTCTGAACTATGGGCTTTGATGCACTTTTGTTTGCCTTCAATATTTGGAAAGCTAGATGAGTTTCTTTCCACTTTCAAGGAAGCAGGGGACTCTTTAACAG GTGCCGAAGCTAATAAAGCAAACAGACAGTTTGAGATTATTAAACACATACTTAAAGCATTTATGCTACGCAGGACAAAAGCTTTACTAATCGAGAGTGGAGTTCTGGCGCTGCCTCCACTAACTGAGCTAACTGT GATGGTGCCACTGACACAGTTACAAAAGAAGCTTTACATGTCAGTGTTGAGGAAAGAGCTGCAAACACTTCTTTCATTTACTGGAGGATCGTCTCGCCACCAGTCTTTGCAGAACATT GTTATACAGCTGAGGAAAGCTTGCAGTCACCCATATCTGTTCAGTGGCATTGAACCTGAGCCTTTTGTGGAAGGGGAGCATTTAGTTCAG GCTAGTGGGAAGCTCATTGTGTTGGATCTTATTCTGAAGAAGCTCCATGAGTTAGGACATCGTGTTTTACTATTTGCTCAGATGACCCAAACACTGGACATTCTGCAG GATTTCCTGGAGATGCGCAATTACACTTATGAGCGCCTGGATGGTTCAGTACGTGCTGAGGAGCGGTTTGCAGCAATAAGAAATTTCAGCTCTCAATCTACTAAAGGCCTTATGAGAGATGATAATCAGATTGGAGCTTTTGTTTTCATGATATCAACTAGAGCAGGGGGTGTGGGGCTTAATCTCATTGGTGCCGATACT GTTATCTTTTACGAACAAGATTGGAATCCTCAAGCTGACAAGCAGGCTCTACAGCGCGCTCATCGCATTGGACAGTTAAATCATGTGCTGTCAATAAATTTGGTGTCACAGCGTACAATTGAAGAG GTCATAATGCGAAGAGCCGAGAGAAAACTTAAGCTTAGCCACGATATTATTGGAGAAGATCATAGAACTGATGTGAAGGGTGGAGTTCTGGGAAATGAAGCTAGTGACATGAGATCAATTATCTTTGGCTTGCACCTGTTCGATCCTGCTGATACAACCACAGAGACAATCAATGAGGGCACCACTTCTGACACAATTAATGTGGAGAAACTGGCAAAGTTGAAAACAATGTCTGAAAAGGTTGTAATGATGCGTAGCCATGAACCTTCAGAAAAGGATGAACGGGCATTTGAAATCAACCCAAATTTTGCTGATGGCAATGGAACTGTAATTAGAAGGGCTTCTGATTCTATTAGTGTTGATCCTGGGCTTAATGAAGCTGCATACCTATCCTGGGTCAATAAGTTCAAAGAGGCTTCGCGTTCAATTGAAGATGCCACATCTGAACTTGGAAGGCAAAGAGCAGCGCCAAAAGAAAAGTTCCTGAAACGTGTAGTTAACAAGAAAAAAGTAGAAGAAAAGAGGTTTGCCAAATGGGAAACTTTGGGTTACAAGACACTAGCTGTTAAGGAACCTGATATCACAGCATGCCAGAATATTTCAGACTCAGGATGCGtccaacttgtgtatggagatTGTACCAATCCTTCAAAACTTTGCCCTGCAAAGCCTGCCATCATATTCAG TTGCATAGATAATTCTGGGACATGGGGGCATGGAGGAATGTTTGATGCTTTGACTAGTCTCTCAACATGCATTCCAGATGCTTATCACCGTGCTTCTgagtttgatgacctccacatggGGGATCTTCACTTGATTCAGCTTGATG AAGTCAACTGCACCCGGAGTTTGGATGCACCTTTATGGGTGGCACTAGCTATTGTTCAGTCTTACAGTCGGAGACGTAAAGTTCCAAGAAGTGAAATCTCCATACCTGATTTGGAGCTCTGTTTATCAAAAGCAGCCTTCTCAGCTGCTCAGCATTCTG CAATTATCCGCATGCCCCGAATTGGTTACCAAAGTGGCTCCCAACGATCAGAATGGTATACCATAGAACGCCTGCTCAGGAAATACTCATCTCTCCATGGAATCGACATTTTCGT GTACTACTTTCAGCGTTCATCCAGGCAACAGACAGGTTCTATCTAG
- the LOC120647643 gene encoding probable helicase CHR10 isoform X3: protein MALPGSSAATASASTSSSMGLGKTLQAISLLSHLKIQRVAPGPFRLTPAVVLCPLSVTDGWLAEFSKFCPSLRLLHYVGNKVHRRDLRRTLYDHVHKASTSSHSSELSFDVLLTTYDIALMDQNFLSQIPWHYAIIDEAQRLKNPSSVLYNVLEQRFIMPRRLLLTGTPIQNNLSELWALMHFCLPSIFGKLDEFLSTFKEAGDSLTGAEANKANRQFEIIKHILKAFMLRRTKALLIESGVLALPPLTELTVMVPLTQLQKKLYMSVLRKELQTLLSFTGGSSRHQSLQNIVIQLRKACSHPYLFSGIEPEPFVEGEHLVQASGKLIVLDLILKKLHELGHRVLLFAQMTQTLDILQDFLEMRNYTYERLDGSVRAEERFAAIRNFSSQSTKGLMRDDNQIGAFVFMISTRAGGVGLNLIGADTVIFYEQDWNPQADKQALQRAHRIGQLNHVLSINLVSQRTIEEVIMRRAERKLKLSHDIIGEDHRTDVKGGVLGNEASDMRSIIFGLHLFDPADTTTETINEGTTSDTINVEKLAKLKTMSEKVVMMRSHEPSEKDERAFEINPNFADGNGTVIRRASDSISVDPGLNEAAYLSWVNKFKEASRSIEDATSELGRQRAAPKEKFLKRVVNKKKVEEKRFAKWETLGYKTLAVKEPDITACQNISDSGCVQLVYGDCTNPSKLCPAKPAIIFSCIDNSGTWGHGGMFDALTSLSTCIPDAYHRASEFDDLHMGDLHLIQLDEVNCTRSLDAPLWVALAIVQSYSRRRKVPRSEISIPDLELCLSKAAFSAAQHSAIIRMPRIGYQSGSQRSEWYTIERLLRKYSSLHGIDIFVYYFQRSSRQQTGSI, encoded by the exons ATGGCGTTGCCTGGCTCATCCGCCGCTACCGCCTCGGCGTCAACGTCGTCCTCG ATGGGGCTTGGCAAGACCCTACAAGCAATTTCTCTACTGAGCCACCTCAAAATCCAGCGTGTTGCACCCGGACCATTCC GGTTAACCCCTGCAGTTGTGCTATGTCCTCTAAGTGTAACAGATGGCTGGCTCGCAGAGTTCAGTAAATTCTGTCCTTCCTTGAGGCTCCTGCACTATGTTGGCAATAAGGTGCACCGTCGTGATCTTCGGAGAACCTTGTACGATCATGTGCACAAGGCTTCCACATCATCTCATTCTAGC GAATTATCATTTGATGTGCTCTTGACAACATATGACATAGCCTTGATGGATCAAAACTTTCTTTCACAAATTCCCTGGCACTACGCAATTATTGATGAGGCTCAACGTCTTAAAAATCCATCCAGT GTACTGTATAATGTCCTTGAGCAACGTTTCATCATGCCAAGGCGTCTACTACTAACAGGCACTCCTATCCAGAACAACCTTTCTGAACTATGGGCTTTGATGCACTTTTGTTTGCCTTCAATATTTGGAAAGCTAGATGAGTTTCTTTCCACTTTCAAGGAAGCAGGGGACTCTTTAACAG GTGCCGAAGCTAATAAAGCAAACAGACAGTTTGAGATTATTAAACACATACTTAAAGCATTTATGCTACGCAGGACAAAAGCTTTACTAATCGAGAGTGGAGTTCTGGCGCTGCCTCCACTAACTGAGCTAACTGT GATGGTGCCACTGACACAGTTACAAAAGAAGCTTTACATGTCAGTGTTGAGGAAAGAGCTGCAAACACTTCTTTCATTTACTGGAGGATCGTCTCGCCACCAGTCTTTGCAGAACATT GTTATACAGCTGAGGAAAGCTTGCAGTCACCCATATCTGTTCAGTGGCATTGAACCTGAGCCTTTTGTGGAAGGGGAGCATTTAGTTCAG GCTAGTGGGAAGCTCATTGTGTTGGATCTTATTCTGAAGAAGCTCCATGAGTTAGGACATCGTGTTTTACTATTTGCTCAGATGACCCAAACACTGGACATTCTGCAG GATTTCCTGGAGATGCGCAATTACACTTATGAGCGCCTGGATGGTTCAGTACGTGCTGAGGAGCGGTTTGCAGCAATAAGAAATTTCAGCTCTCAATCTACTAAAGGCCTTATGAGAGATGATAATCAGATTGGAGCTTTTGTTTTCATGATATCAACTAGAGCAGGGGGTGTGGGGCTTAATCTCATTGGTGCCGATACT GTTATCTTTTACGAACAAGATTGGAATCCTCAAGCTGACAAGCAGGCTCTACAGCGCGCTCATCGCATTGGACAGTTAAATCATGTGCTGTCAATAAATTTGGTGTCACAGCGTACAATTGAAGAG GTCATAATGCGAAGAGCCGAGAGAAAACTTAAGCTTAGCCACGATATTATTGGAGAAGATCATAGAACTGATGTGAAGGGTGGAGTTCTGGGAAATGAAGCTAGTGACATGAGATCAATTATCTTTGGCTTGCACCTGTTCGATCCTGCTGATACAACCACAGAGACAATCAATGAGGGCACCACTTCTGACACAATTAATGTGGAGAAACTGGCAAAGTTGAAAACAATGTCTGAAAAGGTTGTAATGATGCGTAGCCATGAACCTTCAGAAAAGGATGAACGGGCATTTGAAATCAACCCAAATTTTGCTGATGGCAATGGAACTGTAATTAGAAGGGCTTCTGATTCTATTAGTGTTGATCCTGGGCTTAATGAAGCTGCATACCTATCCTGGGTCAATAAGTTCAAAGAGGCTTCGCGTTCAATTGAAGATGCCACATCTGAACTTGGAAGGCAAAGAGCAGCGCCAAAAGAAAAGTTCCTGAAACGTGTAGTTAACAAGAAAAAAGTAGAAGAAAAGAGGTTTGCCAAATGGGAAACTTTGGGTTACAAGACACTAGCTGTTAAGGAACCTGATATCACAGCATGCCAGAATATTTCAGACTCAGGATGCGtccaacttgtgtatggagatTGTACCAATCCTTCAAAACTTTGCCCTGCAAAGCCTGCCATCATATTCAG TTGCATAGATAATTCTGGGACATGGGGGCATGGAGGAATGTTTGATGCTTTGACTAGTCTCTCAACATGCATTCCAGATGCTTATCACCGTGCTTCTgagtttgatgacctccacatggGGGATCTTCACTTGATTCAGCTTGATG AAGTCAACTGCACCCGGAGTTTGGATGCACCTTTATGGGTGGCACTAGCTATTGTTCAGTCTTACAGTCGGAGACGTAAAGTTCCAAGAAGTGAAATCTCCATACCTGATTTGGAGCTCTGTTTATCAAAAGCAGCCTTCTCAGCTGCTCAGCATTCTG CAATTATCCGCATGCCCCGAATTGGTTACCAAAGTGGCTCCCAACGATCAGAATGGTATACCATAGAACGCCTGCTCAGGAAATACTCATCTCTCCATGGAATCGACATTTTCGT GTACTACTTTCAGCGTTCATCCAGGCAACAGACAGGTTCTATCTAG
- the LOC120647643 gene encoding probable helicase CHR10 isoform X5, whose amino-acid sequence MGLGKTLQAISLLSHLKIQRVAPGPFLVLCPLSVTDGWLAEFSKFCPSLRLLHYVGNKVHRRDLRRTLYDHVHKASTSSHSSELSFDVLLTTYDIALMDQNFLSQIPWHYAIIDEAQRLKNPSSVLYNVLEQRFIMPRRLLLTGTPIQNNLSELWALMHFCLPSIFGKLDEFLSTFKEAGDSLTGAEANKANRQFEIIKHILKAFMLRRTKALLIESGVLALPPLTELTVMVPLTQLQKKLYMSVLRKELQTLLSFTGGSSRHQSLQNIVIQLRKACSHPYLFSGIEPEPFVEGEHLVQASGKLIVLDLILKKLHELGHRVLLFAQMTQTLDILQDFLEMRNYTYERLDGSVRAEERFAAIRNFSSQSTKGLMRDDNQIGAFVFMISTRAGGVGLNLIGADTVIFYEQDWNPQADKQALQRAHRIGQLNHVLSINLVSQRTIEEVIMRRAERKLKLSHDIIGEDHRTDVKGGVLGNEASDMRSIIFGLHLFDPADTTTETINEGTTSDTINVEKLAKLKTMSEKVVMMRSHEPSEKDERAFEINPNFADGNGTVIRRASDSISVDPGLNEAAYLSWVNKFKEASRSIEDATSELGRQRAAPKEKFLKRVVNKKKVEEKRFAKWETLGYKTLAVKEPDITACQNISDSGCVQLVYGDCTNPSKLCPAKPAIIFSCIDNSGTWGHGGMFDALTSLSTCIPDAYHRASEFDDLHMGDLHLIQLDEVNCTRSLDAPLWVALAIVQSYSRRRKVPRSEISIPDLELCLSKAAFSAAQHSAIIRMPRIGYQSGSQRSEWYTIERLLRKYSSLHGIDIFVYYFQRSSRQQTGSI is encoded by the exons ATGGGGCTTGGCAAGACCCTACAAGCAATTTCTCTACTGAGCCACCTCAAAATCCAGCGTGTTGCACCCGGACCATTCC TTGTGCTATGTCCTCTAAGTGTAACAGATGGCTGGCTCGCAGAGTTCAGTAAATTCTGTCCTTCCTTGAGGCTCCTGCACTATGTTGGCAATAAGGTGCACCGTCGTGATCTTCGGAGAACCTTGTACGATCATGTGCACAAGGCTTCCACATCATCTCATTCTAGC GAATTATCATTTGATGTGCTCTTGACAACATATGACATAGCCTTGATGGATCAAAACTTTCTTTCACAAATTCCCTGGCACTACGCAATTATTGATGAGGCTCAACGTCTTAAAAATCCATCCAGT GTACTGTATAATGTCCTTGAGCAACGTTTCATCATGCCAAGGCGTCTACTACTAACAGGCACTCCTATCCAGAACAACCTTTCTGAACTATGGGCTTTGATGCACTTTTGTTTGCCTTCAATATTTGGAAAGCTAGATGAGTTTCTTTCCACTTTCAAGGAAGCAGGGGACTCTTTAACAG GTGCCGAAGCTAATAAAGCAAACAGACAGTTTGAGATTATTAAACACATACTTAAAGCATTTATGCTACGCAGGACAAAAGCTTTACTAATCGAGAGTGGAGTTCTGGCGCTGCCTCCACTAACTGAGCTAACTGT GATGGTGCCACTGACACAGTTACAAAAGAAGCTTTACATGTCAGTGTTGAGGAAAGAGCTGCAAACACTTCTTTCATTTACTGGAGGATCGTCTCGCCACCAGTCTTTGCAGAACATT GTTATACAGCTGAGGAAAGCTTGCAGTCACCCATATCTGTTCAGTGGCATTGAACCTGAGCCTTTTGTGGAAGGGGAGCATTTAGTTCAG GCTAGTGGGAAGCTCATTGTGTTGGATCTTATTCTGAAGAAGCTCCATGAGTTAGGACATCGTGTTTTACTATTTGCTCAGATGACCCAAACACTGGACATTCTGCAG GATTTCCTGGAGATGCGCAATTACACTTATGAGCGCCTGGATGGTTCAGTACGTGCTGAGGAGCGGTTTGCAGCAATAAGAAATTTCAGCTCTCAATCTACTAAAGGCCTTATGAGAGATGATAATCAGATTGGAGCTTTTGTTTTCATGATATCAACTAGAGCAGGGGGTGTGGGGCTTAATCTCATTGGTGCCGATACT GTTATCTTTTACGAACAAGATTGGAATCCTCAAGCTGACAAGCAGGCTCTACAGCGCGCTCATCGCATTGGACAGTTAAATCATGTGCTGTCAATAAATTTGGTGTCACAGCGTACAATTGAAGAG GTCATAATGCGAAGAGCCGAGAGAAAACTTAAGCTTAGCCACGATATTATTGGAGAAGATCATAGAACTGATGTGAAGGGTGGAGTTCTGGGAAATGAAGCTAGTGACATGAGATCAATTATCTTTGGCTTGCACCTGTTCGATCCTGCTGATACAACCACAGAGACAATCAATGAGGGCACCACTTCTGACACAATTAATGTGGAGAAACTGGCAAAGTTGAAAACAATGTCTGAAAAGGTTGTAATGATGCGTAGCCATGAACCTTCAGAAAAGGATGAACGGGCATTTGAAATCAACCCAAATTTTGCTGATGGCAATGGAACTGTAATTAGAAGGGCTTCTGATTCTATTAGTGTTGATCCTGGGCTTAATGAAGCTGCATACCTATCCTGGGTCAATAAGTTCAAAGAGGCTTCGCGTTCAATTGAAGATGCCACATCTGAACTTGGAAGGCAAAGAGCAGCGCCAAAAGAAAAGTTCCTGAAACGTGTAGTTAACAAGAAAAAAGTAGAAGAAAAGAGGTTTGCCAAATGGGAAACTTTGGGTTACAAGACACTAGCTGTTAAGGAACCTGATATCACAGCATGCCAGAATATTTCAGACTCAGGATGCGtccaacttgtgtatggagatTGTACCAATCCTTCAAAACTTTGCCCTGCAAAGCCTGCCATCATATTCAG TTGCATAGATAATTCTGGGACATGGGGGCATGGAGGAATGTTTGATGCTTTGACTAGTCTCTCAACATGCATTCCAGATGCTTATCACCGTGCTTCTgagtttgatgacctccacatggGGGATCTTCACTTGATTCAGCTTGATG AAGTCAACTGCACCCGGAGTTTGGATGCACCTTTATGGGTGGCACTAGCTATTGTTCAGTCTTACAGTCGGAGACGTAAAGTTCCAAGAAGTGAAATCTCCATACCTGATTTGGAGCTCTGTTTATCAAAAGCAGCCTTCTCAGCTGCTCAGCATTCTG CAATTATCCGCATGCCCCGAATTGGTTACCAAAGTGGCTCCCAACGATCAGAATGGTATACCATAGAACGCCTGCTCAGGAAATACTCATCTCTCCATGGAATCGACATTTTCGT GTACTACTTTCAGCGTTCATCCAGGCAACAGACAGGTTCTATCTAG
- the LOC120647643 gene encoding probable helicase CHR10 isoform X7, translated as MGSFQFDSIARNLRLSVLLGKSIFTFKRYIARASIITKVLYNVLEQRFIMPRRLLLTGTPIQNNLSELWALMHFCLPSIFGKLDEFLSTFKEAGDSLTGAEANKANRQFEIIKHILKAFMLRRTKALLIESGVLALPPLTELTVMVPLTQLQKKLYMSVLRKELQTLLSFTGGSSRHQSLQNIVIQLRKACSHPYLFSGIEPEPFVEGEHLVQASGKLIVLDLILKKLHELGHRVLLFAQMTQTLDILQDFLEMRNYTYERLDGSVRAEERFAAIRNFSSQSTKGLMRDDNQIGAFVFMISTRAGGVGLNLIGADTVIFYEQDWNPQADKQALQRAHRIGQLNHVLSINLVSQRTIEEVIMRRAERKLKLSHDIIGEDHRTDVKGGVLGNEASDMRSIIFGLHLFDPADTTTETINEGTTSDTINVEKLAKLKTMSEKVVMMRSHEPSEKDERAFEINPNFADGNGTVIRRASDSISVDPGLNEAAYLSWVNKFKEASRSIEDATSELGRQRAAPKEKFLKRVVNKKKVEEKRFAKWETLGYKTLAVKEPDITACQNISDSGCVQLVYGDCTNPSKLCPAKPAIIFSCIDNSGTWGHGGMFDALTSLSTCIPDAYHRASEFDDLHMGDLHLIQLDEVNCTRSLDAPLWVALAIVQSYSRRRKVPRSEISIPDLELCLSKAAFSAAQHSAIIRMPRIGYQSGSQRSEWYTIERLLRKYSSLHGIDIFVYYFQRSSRQQTGSI; from the exons ATGGGAAGTTTTCAGTTTGATTCAATAGCAAGGAACCTCAGACTTTCAGTACTGTTAGGGAAAAGCATCTTTACTTTCAAGAGGTATATTGCCAGAGCATCCATAATTACCAAG GTACTGTATAATGTCCTTGAGCAACGTTTCATCATGCCAAGGCGTCTACTACTAACAGGCACTCCTATCCAGAACAACCTTTCTGAACTATGGGCTTTGATGCACTTTTGTTTGCCTTCAATATTTGGAAAGCTAGATGAGTTTCTTTCCACTTTCAAGGAAGCAGGGGACTCTTTAACAG GTGCCGAAGCTAATAAAGCAAACAGACAGTTTGAGATTATTAAACACATACTTAAAGCATTTATGCTACGCAGGACAAAAGCTTTACTAATCGAGAGTGGAGTTCTGGCGCTGCCTCCACTAACTGAGCTAACTGT GATGGTGCCACTGACACAGTTACAAAAGAAGCTTTACATGTCAGTGTTGAGGAAAGAGCTGCAAACACTTCTTTCATTTACTGGAGGATCGTCTCGCCACCAGTCTTTGCAGAACATT GTTATACAGCTGAGGAAAGCTTGCAGTCACCCATATCTGTTCAGTGGCATTGAACCTGAGCCTTTTGTGGAAGGGGAGCATTTAGTTCAG GCTAGTGGGAAGCTCATTGTGTTGGATCTTATTCTGAAGAAGCTCCATGAGTTAGGACATCGTGTTTTACTATTTGCTCAGATGACCCAAACACTGGACATTCTGCAG GATTTCCTGGAGATGCGCAATTACACTTATGAGCGCCTGGATGGTTCAGTACGTGCTGAGGAGCGGTTTGCAGCAATAAGAAATTTCAGCTCTCAATCTACTAAAGGCCTTATGAGAGATGATAATCAGATTGGAGCTTTTGTTTTCATGATATCAACTAGAGCAGGGGGTGTGGGGCTTAATCTCATTGGTGCCGATACT GTTATCTTTTACGAACAAGATTGGAATCCTCAAGCTGACAAGCAGGCTCTACAGCGCGCTCATCGCATTGGACAGTTAAATCATGTGCTGTCAATAAATTTGGTGTCACAGCGTACAATTGAAGAG GTCATAATGCGAAGAGCCGAGAGAAAACTTAAGCTTAGCCACGATATTATTGGAGAAGATCATAGAACTGATGTGAAGGGTGGAGTTCTGGGAAATGAAGCTAGTGACATGAGATCAATTATCTTTGGCTTGCACCTGTTCGATCCTGCTGATACAACCACAGAGACAATCAATGAGGGCACCACTTCTGACACAATTAATGTGGAGAAACTGGCAAAGTTGAAAACAATGTCTGAAAAGGTTGTAATGATGCGTAGCCATGAACCTTCAGAAAAGGATGAACGGGCATTTGAAATCAACCCAAATTTTGCTGATGGCAATGGAACTGTAATTAGAAGGGCTTCTGATTCTATTAGTGTTGATCCTGGGCTTAATGAAGCTGCATACCTATCCTGGGTCAATAAGTTCAAAGAGGCTTCGCGTTCAATTGAAGATGCCACATCTGAACTTGGAAGGCAAAGAGCAGCGCCAAAAGAAAAGTTCCTGAAACGTGTAGTTAACAAGAAAAAAGTAGAAGAAAAGAGGTTTGCCAAATGGGAAACTTTGGGTTACAAGACACTAGCTGTTAAGGAACCTGATATCACAGCATGCCAGAATATTTCAGACTCAGGATGCGtccaacttgtgtatggagatTGTACCAATCCTTCAAAACTTTGCCCTGCAAAGCCTGCCATCATATTCAG TTGCATAGATAATTCTGGGACATGGGGGCATGGAGGAATGTTTGATGCTTTGACTAGTCTCTCAACATGCATTCCAGATGCTTATCACCGTGCTTCTgagtttgatgacctccacatggGGGATCTTCACTTGATTCAGCTTGATG AAGTCAACTGCACCCGGAGTTTGGATGCACCTTTATGGGTGGCACTAGCTATTGTTCAGTCTTACAGTCGGAGACGTAAAGTTCCAAGAAGTGAAATCTCCATACCTGATTTGGAGCTCTGTTTATCAAAAGCAGCCTTCTCAGCTGCTCAGCATTCTG CAATTATCCGCATGCCCCGAATTGGTTACCAAAGTGGCTCCCAACGATCAGAATGGTATACCATAGAACGCCTGCTCAGGAAATACTCATCTCTCCATGGAATCGACATTTTCGT GTACTACTTTCAGCGTTCATCCAGGCAACAGACAGGTTCTATCTAG